CGGGGGGCAGGCCCCGGTGGCCGAACTGCTTCCCGACAACCAGGTCTTGCAGGCATCGGTGCCGTTGGGCACGCACCAGACCGGCACGACGGCTGATCGCGTCGCGATACCGGCGGGCGGCGGTGTGCTCGCCCGGGACCTGCCGGCTCCGGGTGCGTCCGGAGGCGTGCTGTACCTGGTGACCGAAGTCGGGAAAAAGTATCCGCTGGCCGACGCCGAAACCGTCTCCGCGCTCGGGTACACCGGGTCCACGGCGGTCCCGGTCTCCTCGCAGTTGCTCAACCTGCTGCCGACCGGGCCGGTGCTCAGCGTGAACGCCGCGAGGCAGACCCAAGCGGTGCGGTCGTGACGCCCGCTCCGGTCGCTCGTAAGGGGAATCCCTACCTTGGGTTCACGGGGCAGCGCAAGGCCTTTCCGGGGGCCTTTCGGTATCTAATCTCGAATTGTGGCCGCGCTACTAACCAAAGGTAGGGCTCGCCCGAGTCTCAGCACCCCTGCACAGGAGGACTTGAAGTGTCGCATTCCACTCAGCTCAATACCGAGACGATCAATCAGCAGGCCGCCCGGCACGATGAAACCGCGGACAACATCAGCCAGCAGCTCGACCAGCTGAAGTCCCAGGTCGAGGCGACTCTCGCCGCGAGCACCAGCTCGGCCACCCGGGCGCTGAGCACGACGACCGACCGCTGGGTGGAGTCGGTCCGCAAGTCGGTTCTCGACCACTTGCACGCGATGGCGGAGAACATGCGCCGTGAGGCCAAGAACCAGGACGCGATGGACTCCGACAGCATGCAGTCGATTCTCAACGTGCCCATGGAGACCGGGAACTTCCTCGGCGTCTGATCCTGATACGCCAACCATTGAACCTCGAAGGAGTCTTGCATGTCCGACGGTACGATCACATACGACTACGGTGTCATCGAGGAGTGCGTCTCGATGATGCTCAACAAGGCCAACGAAATCGAGAACCAGTCCGGTGAGCTCGAATCCGACGTGAAGCGGATCATGGTCGACTGGAAGGGATCCACGGCCGACGCGTACAACCAGCTCGCCAACGACCTCCGCTCTGACATCGAAGCGAACAAGAGCAACCTGGACAACCTTCGGAAGTCGTTGGAGGAGGCGGCCGAGCGGATGCAGCACGCCGACGCCAGTGGAGCCAAGGGCATGCATTAACTCGCACGGTGTGCCGGGCTGTGCGTCCGGCACACCGTGGGTCAACCGGCCGCCTCGGCGGTCATCTTCGTGAAGTGCGGGAGTTGTCATGGGAACGAAATTCGACGCCGAGGCAATCAAGAAGTCCGCTGAGAACATCGGCAAGATCATGGATGACATGAGTGCTTTCGAGGCGCTGAAGAACCACTGGCCCAATGCCGGTAAGTTCGAGCTCGCCGTGTGGCTCGAGCGCGTTGCCGATGATCGGCGGAACGCGATCGTCGCACACGCGGAACATCTGAAGCTCGCCTTTGAGGAAATGGAAAAGAAGCTGACCTCCATTGCCACCGAATTCGAGAACGCCGACGGCGACAATGCCGACAAGATCAAGTCGAGCATGTCCGAGCTTGAAGGCGACGTGATCGAGGCGGTCAACTCGTTCGACACCACGACCGAGAACGAGCAGCACAACTACTCGCAGGACAAGGAGCACAACACCAACGACCCGCACGACGGTGACGGCTACAACGACAATCTGAACGACGAAGTCACGGCCTGAGCCGACTCGCCGGGGTAGGAACAGGTCGGTTCATGTACGAATTCTGCGTCTGTCGGCCTCGGTGCTGGCTGTCAAGATAAGGATCTATCCTCATGTCCGATTCTGAAGGTACGCCGACACTGGTCGGGCAGTACTCGGCGCCCGCGCCTTCGTTTGACCCGTCCTCCTACTCCACGTTCGAAACGCTCGATGCCGTCGTCAGCGACCTGGTCTACAACTCGGACGGTTCGAAGGCGACCCTGTCCAAGGACACCACTGCCGAGGCGTGGTACCGACTCGAAACCGACCTCAAGGCAGCGGAGACCGCACTCGCCGGCGTCAATGACAAGTTCGCGAAAGAGATCAAGGCGGTGAAGGATGCCTTGGAGGGCGATGCCGGCGACGCCTTCAGCAAATACGCCACGGCTATCCTGAATATCAGTGAAGAAGTCTACTCGACGCTGATGAAGAAACAGTTCGGTACGAATTCGGGAAATATCGGTCACTCGGAGCAGGCCTTCGCGGACAGTTGGTGGCAGATTCATCAGACGGCGGACGACGCGCTGGCCAATATGGTATCTGCGCTCGAAGACTCGGCTAATTCCCAGATTCAAGCCGCTACTGACGTCAACCAGCTCATCCAGATCAGTACGCAATTGAGCACCGAAATATCCAATGCGCGGACCGGTGTCAACAATGCACTCCTGAAGGACCTGCAGAACGCGCTGAGCAAGCTCGGGCAGAACTACTACGATCGCGGAGCGGATTTCGTCCCGCTCTACATCTCCGACGGCAACACGGCGACCGGGGCCCCCGCGGGGAGCTTCCAGCAGCAGGTCAACCAGCCCAAGCAGATCCACGCTGCTGACCCGGCGCCAACGGGGATCCAGAACGCCGAGCTCAACACCAACAAACCCCAGCAGAACACGCTGGCTTCGGCCCAGCCGCTCGCCCCGGGGGAAACGACGCCGGGGCAGCCGACCGAGCTGCCGGCGGCCCAGACCGCGATGCCGAAGCCTGCCTTGACCGGCGCTCCGGCCGAAGGGACACCTGCTTCGCAGGGCGGCGTGAACCCGGCGGAGCAACAGGCGCTGAACGACGCAAAGAACGCTGCGGGTGAGGCGATCGACGGCCTGACCGCCCAGACGAACGATCCGAAGCGGAAGCAGGCGCTGGAGGCCGCGAAGCAGGCCGCGCAGGGAGCCATCGACGGCCTCACGAACCCGGCGGCGCAGGGTCTCGCGGGTGGTCCCGGCAGCCCGGGAGACGTGCAGCAGCCGGTGACGGGCGGGGGAGCCGATCCCGCCGCGCAGCAGGCACTGGCGAACGCGAAGAACGCGGCCGGCCAGGCGATCGACGGGCTGATCGGACAGTCGAAGGATCCGAAGCGGAAGCAGGCGCTGGAGGACGCGAAGCAGGCCGCGGAGGACGCCATCGACGGCCTCACGAACCCGGCCGGGCTCGCGGGACACCAACTCGCCGGCGGTCCGGCCGAGGGGAACCTGGAGGCGGCCAAGAACGCCGCGGGCAAGGCGATCGACGATCTGGCCAAGCCCGGCGACTCCGAGGCCCGGCAGCAGGCGCTCGACGACGCCAAGCAAGCGGCCATGAAGGCGGTCGGCGACCTCGGCGACCAGCCCGGCGGAGCCGACGACAACGCCCCCGCCGGTCAGCAGGATCGCGGGCCCCTGATGGATGCCAAGCACGCGGCGGAAAAGGCGATCGACGACCTCATCGGCAAGACCGACGATCCCGATCGCAAGCACGCGCTCGAAGACGCGAAGCACGCCATGTCCGACGCGATCGACAAGACCGCCGCCCCGGAGCACTTCAAGCAGGTGGAGGACGCGAAGCACGCCGCGGACAAGGCGATCGACGGGCTCGGCGAGCCGGGCGACGACCCGCAGCGGCAACACGCGCTGGATGCGGCCAAGGCCGCGGCCGAGAAGGCGATCGGTCGGATCAACGACGCGCCCGAGCTCAGCGGTCCCGGGCACGAACAGGCGCTCGAGCACGCGAAGGAAGAGGCCGACAAAGCGATCGACGCCCTGTGCAAGCCCGACGACACCCCCGCCGAACGGCAGGCGCTTGCGGATGCCAAGGAAGCGGTCAACAAGGCCATCGACGGGATCGGGGAGGAGAAGGGCAACGCCATGCACCAGTTCCTGACCTCGTCCGGGCCAAAGGAATTCGTGCCTCCGCGCGGCGGCTTGGACGGCGTCGGCGGGCACGGCCCGGTCGCGCACGAGGCCGCGGGCGGTCCGGTCGGCGGCGGTCCCGGCCCGGGCGGGAACCCGGCTACCGCGGGCGGGCCGCCGGCCGGCAAGTTCGACACCCAGCCGTACCAGGGCGGCCAGCCGGCGAACGCCCAGGGCGCCCCGGTGGCGGCCGCGCCCGGCCAGTCCGGCGCGGCCTCGGCCGGTGCGCCGATGGGGCCCATGGGTGGTGGCATGGGCGGCGGGGCCGGCAACCAGGGCGAGAAGGAGCGGGAACCGCAGATCTGGATGCAGGCCGAACACGGCGCTTGGGGCAACGAGGAGGACTGCGACGAACCGCGGAGCCACGTACTGGGCAGGGGCTGATCGGTGAGTGCGCTGGAACCGCCGCCGGTCGTCGATCCGGAGCTGCAGAACCTGACCTTCGACCAGCTCACGCAGCTGGTCGACGAGGTGAGCCCGGACGTGTTCTACGAGCGCGCGCACGCTTTCGAGGTCGCCGCGGGCAGGTTCGAGCAGGTGCAGGACGACCTCGAGCGCGAAACCCGGAACATGGGGGAAGCGTGGTCGGGACGGATCGCGGAGTCGTTCGACGACCTGGTACGGCAGGTCTCCGGTCTCACGACCGCCGTGGTGCAGGCCATGCTGAACCCCGGCTACGGCGTGGCGATGCGCCGGGCGGGCGACGCACTGGCGCAAGCCCAGCAGCGGATGCGTGAACTCCAGGCGCAGAACCGGCGAGGCGATCTCGAGGCCGCCCGGCAGGTGCTGTCCGACCTCGGGACCGCTTACCGGGACATCGGAGCCGCCATGGCTCCGATGCCCGACGCGGTGACCGGCCTGCCGGCCGCGGCGGCCCCCCGGTTCCCTCTGGGGCACGGTCCGGTGGCCGGGCAACCGGTCATCGCGAGCGGGCAGCACGAGGGTGCGGAGGGGCCCGGGGGGCGGATCGGCGGCATCGCGCCGGCTTCCTCGGGCGCGCACCACCGAACCGGATCAGTGGCGCACGCGTGGCCGGCGGTCTCCCCGGGAGATATCCACCACGAGACCGATTGCGTGGTGCCGGCGGTGCTGGGGCGGGGCGTACCGGAAGCGTTGCCGAAAGCGAGCGAACAGCACGGCGAGCGGCGGCGCGCCGAGACCGCCGTCGTGCTGGGGCGGTCGTCGCGGACGACGAAGCCGGAGGTTCGCGTGGCCCCGCCGAGGAACCGCAAGCGCCCCACCGAACACCCGGCGACGAGTGCCGGGGAGCAGCACAGCAAGCCGGAGGTGGCCGCCGAAGAGACGGTGGTGACCTCCGCCGGCCCTTCGCACCACGAAGCGCGCGCGCAGGCAGCACCACGAGTGACGAGCGCCTCGGCGCCGGCGCACGCGGCTGCCGCCTTGGCGCCGCAGGCATCGGCGCACGTGGCCGCCGCTCCGGCGACGCAGTCACCGGTGGAGCCGCCGGCACGGAATATCCCCGCGGCGCACATTCCGGCCTCCGGCCACGTCGCGCCGGCACCCCACGCGGGGCCGGCGTCGTTTCCGGGCGTCGCGGCGCCCGGAACCGTCACCCCGCCGGGGACGCCGTCCGCTGCGGGAGCGTTGCCGGCTTCCCCGGCGTTCCAGCCGGTGGCCGGTGGGCGGGAGGCCGAGCTCGCAGGAGCGCCGCCGGTGCTGCCGGCCGCGGCCGCGACCCCGCGGCTCGCCGGCGACCACGCGGCGACCGGGGGGTTCATGGGGGCGATGTTCCGGGGCACGCACGGGCAGGACGAGCACGCGCGGGAGCGCGATCCGGCGGGCTTCCTGGGAGGTGAGCCCGGAGCGTGGAATTCCGGCGGCAACGGGGCGCCGGCGCTCGGGCGGCCCGTGCACCCACCGCAGCCGAGTGGCGAAAGCGAGTCGGTGGCCACCGAGGAACTGGAAAAGATCAAGGAAGCCGAGCTACGGCGGCTCGAGTCGGGTCGCTTCAGGCGACGGCGGGAAGAGAGAGATTCCTGAGAGAACTGATTAGGACTTGCGGGTTCGTGCTGTCGACGGCGGGTTTCCCGTTGCGTTCGACGTCCACCCGGCCGGCGCCCCCCGGCGCCCCCCGGCGGACGCTGACGGCCTCGGCGCCGATTTCGCCGGTTCGGGCTCCTGACCGGCCCGAAGCGCCGGTACAGCGTGAGCGTGCCGAATTCCCCGCTTGGGTGAACCTACCGTTTTCGCGGCGGCCGAGCTGGCCGGGTGGCGCGGCGCACCGGTTAGGGTGGGTGTTCGTTTGCTCGGTCCGCCGGTGCCGGGATGGTGATGCAT
This genomic window from Amycolatopsis mongoliensis contains:
- a CDS encoding WXG100 family type VII secretion target; this translates as MSDGTITYDYGVIEECVSMMLNKANEIENQSGELESDVKRIMVDWKGSTADAYNQLANDLRSDIEANKSNLDNLRKSLEEAAERMQHADASGAKGMH
- a CDS encoding large repetitive protein; this translates as MSDSEGTPTLVGQYSAPAPSFDPSSYSTFETLDAVVSDLVYNSDGSKATLSKDTTAEAWYRLETDLKAAETALAGVNDKFAKEIKAVKDALEGDAGDAFSKYATAILNISEEVYSTLMKKQFGTNSGNIGHSEQAFADSWWQIHQTADDALANMVSALEDSANSQIQAATDVNQLIQISTQLSTEISNARTGVNNALLKDLQNALSKLGQNYYDRGADFVPLYISDGNTATGAPAGSFQQQVNQPKQIHAADPAPTGIQNAELNTNKPQQNTLASAQPLAPGETTPGQPTELPAAQTAMPKPALTGAPAEGTPASQGGVNPAEQQALNDAKNAAGEAIDGLTAQTNDPKRKQALEAAKQAAQGAIDGLTNPAAQGLAGGPGSPGDVQQPVTGGGADPAAQQALANAKNAAGQAIDGLIGQSKDPKRKQALEDAKQAAEDAIDGLTNPAGLAGHQLAGGPAEGNLEAAKNAAGKAIDDLAKPGDSEARQQALDDAKQAAMKAVGDLGDQPGGADDNAPAGQQDRGPLMDAKHAAEKAIDDLIGKTDDPDRKHALEDAKHAMSDAIDKTAAPEHFKQVEDAKHAADKAIDGLGEPGDDPQRQHALDAAKAAAEKAIGRINDAPELSGPGHEQALEHAKEEADKAIDALCKPDDTPAERQALADAKEAVNKAIDGIGEEKGNAMHQFLTSSGPKEFVPPRGGLDGVGGHGPVAHEAAGGPVGGGPGPGGNPATAGGPPAGKFDTQPYQGGQPANAQGAPVAAAPGQSGAASAGAPMGPMGGGMGGGAGNQGEKEREPQIWMQAEHGAWGNEEDCDEPRSHVLGRG